A single window of Vibrio campbellii CAIM 519 = NBRC 15631 = ATCC 25920 DNA harbors:
- a CDS encoding prolyl oligopeptidase family serine peptidase, translating into MHYPKTRKDSVVDTYFGHDIADPYRWLEDDMSQETAEWVSGQNSVTFDYLGQIPFRQQIRDLVANSQNYEKYSQPFVHGEYTYFYKNDGLQNQGVLYRRKGEEEAEIFLDPNTFSEEGTTSLGEVKFSKDDTIVAYSISEGGSDWRKIFVIDVETKEQLEPEIVDAKFTTISWLGNKGFYYASYDKPQGSELSARTEQHKLYYHELGTPQSEDKVVFGALEPQKHRYVGGVTTKDDRFLIITGAESTSGNRLFYVDLTSEEQDVITLRDTTDGDTYLIDNQDDTLIFYTNLDAPNGKVVGYNIQTQQWTEIIAEQEQPLDISKGGGYLFATYMVDVLSKVQQFTYQGELVREVTLPDQGTVYGLQGKAEDKTLYYSFTNYVTPPTIFSFDVESGESTLYQESKAPFDRKEYESQQVFYTSKDGTKVPMIISYKKGTKLDGSAPTMLYGYGGFNISLTPMFSGNVANWLELGGIYAVANMRGGGEYGKAWHNAGTQQQKQNVFDDFIAAAEYLIEQDYTSSERLAIHGGSNGGLLVGACMTQRPELFKVAIPAVGVLDMLRYHTFTSGEGWKYDFGTSEQSEAMFKYILGYSPVHNVKEGVSYPATLVTTADHDDRVVPAHSYKFIAELQDKHQGDNPVLIRIDVNAGHGAGMPLSKQIDLTTDVYAFALHNMGIEKLDI; encoded by the coding sequence ATGCATTACCCAAAAACTCGTAAAGATTCTGTCGTCGACACTTATTTTGGTCACGACATTGCAGATCCATATCGCTGGTTAGAAGACGATATGAGCCAAGAAACCGCAGAATGGGTTTCGGGGCAAAACTCAGTGACCTTCGATTACTTAGGTCAGATCCCTTTCCGCCAACAAATTCGCGATTTAGTGGCGAACAGTCAGAACTATGAAAAGTATTCTCAACCTTTTGTTCATGGTGAATACACTTACTTCTATAAAAATGATGGTTTGCAGAACCAGGGCGTTTTATACCGTCGCAAAGGAGAGGAGGAGGCGGAAATCTTTCTCGATCCGAATACTTTTTCAGAAGAAGGAACGACATCGCTTGGCGAAGTGAAGTTCTCTAAAGACGACACAATTGTGGCTTATTCCATTTCTGAAGGTGGTAGCGATTGGCGTAAGATCTTCGTCATTGATGTCGAAACTAAAGAGCAGCTTGAGCCTGAAATTGTCGACGCCAAGTTCACCACTATTTCTTGGCTTGGTAACAAAGGTTTTTACTACGCAAGCTATGATAAACCACAGGGCAGTGAGCTTTCGGCTCGTACTGAGCAGCACAAGCTTTACTACCATGAGTTAGGTACTCCGCAAAGTGAAGACAAAGTGGTCTTTGGTGCGTTGGAGCCACAAAAGCATCGTTATGTAGGGGGAGTGACCACCAAAGACGATCGTTTCTTGATTATCACTGGTGCGGAATCTACATCAGGAAACCGACTGTTTTATGTGGATCTCACTTCAGAAGAGCAAGACGTTATCACGCTTCGAGATACAACCGATGGTGATACTTATTTGATTGATAACCAAGATGACACTTTAATCTTCTACACCAACTTGGATGCGCCTAACGGCAAAGTGGTTGGTTACAACATTCAAACTCAACAATGGACAGAGATCATTGCTGAACAGGAGCAACCACTGGATATCAGCAAAGGTGGTGGTTACTTGTTCGCGACTTACATGGTCGATGTTTTGTCTAAAGTTCAGCAGTTTACTTATCAAGGCGAGTTAGTACGTGAGGTGACTTTACCTGACCAAGGCACCGTATATGGCTTGCAAGGCAAAGCAGAAGATAAGACGCTTTACTACTCTTTTACCAACTACGTGACGCCACCAACCATTTTCTCTTTTGATGTAGAAAGTGGTGAGTCAACGCTTTATCAGGAATCGAAAGCACCGTTCGACCGTAAAGAATACGAATCTCAACAAGTGTTCTATACCTCGAAAGACGGTACAAAGGTTCCGATGATCATCTCATATAAAAAAGGCACCAAACTCGATGGCAGCGCACCAACCATGCTTTATGGCTATGGTGGCTTCAATATCAGCTTGACGCCGATGTTCTCAGGAAATGTCGCGAACTGGTTAGAACTTGGTGGCATCTACGCAGTCGCTAACATGCGTGGCGGCGGTGAATATGGTAAAGCTTGGCACAACGCGGGTACTCAACAACAAAAGCAAAACGTATTTGATGACTTCATTGCCGCGGCGGAATATTTGATTGAACAAGACTACACCAGCTCAGAGCGTCTTGCGATTCACGGCGGCTCAAATGGCGGTTTGTTGGTCGGTGCATGTATGACTCAACGACCAGAGCTGTTTAAAGTGGCGATTCCTGCGGTTGGTGTATTGGATATGCTTCGCTACCATACCTTTACTTCTGGTGAAGGTTGGAAATACGATTTTGGTACTTCCGAGCAAAGTGAGGCGATGTTTAAGTACATCCTAGGCTATTCACCAGTGCACAACGTGAAAGAGGGCGTTTCGTACCCTGCTACACTTGTCACGACTGCAGATCACGATGATCGCGTTGTACCTGCCCACTCATACAAGTTCATTGCAGAGTTGCAAGACAAGCATCAGGGAGACAATCCTGTGCTGATCCGTATTGATGTGAACGCAGGTCATGGTGCGGGTATGCCATTGAGCAAACAAATCGACCTAACTACCGATGTTTATGCATTTGCTCTGCACAACATGGGTATCGAGAAGCTCGATATTTAA
- a CDS encoding LysR family transcriptional regulator, with translation MRADDLILFSQVIEMGSFSKVAEENNVTNSVVSKRIARLEEEIGAQLLYRTTRKLTLTEAGKVLLHSAKNVKQATQEAMDAVSGFGENVSGHIKMSVPTISGDLILADAVAEFCNMHPGLTVDMSLDNRFVDLVAGGFDLVIRTGYLEDSSLIARHILDSQWVVCASPSYIVKNGKPIEPIDLTTHNCLQYAYQTTGATDWQFKGKQGDYIVKVSGSFSTDNATALRKAALGGHGIAYVPRCLVYHDIRSGELVDIFPELVGKKLGIYAVYPFTRQPPNKVKLLIEHIRERYLTISHYF, from the coding sequence ATGCGTGCAGATGATCTAATCCTGTTCTCACAGGTGATAGAAATGGGCAGTTTTAGTAAGGTAGCTGAAGAAAATAACGTTACAAATTCAGTAGTTAGTAAAAGAATTGCGCGGCTAGAAGAAGAGATAGGTGCTCAGCTATTATATCGAACAACGCGTAAATTGACCCTGACCGAAGCAGGGAAGGTTTTGTTACACAGTGCTAAAAATGTGAAGCAAGCCACTCAGGAGGCTATGGATGCAGTTTCAGGCTTCGGTGAGAATGTCAGCGGTCATATCAAAATGTCGGTGCCGACTATCTCAGGTGACTTGATCTTGGCGGACGCCGTTGCCGAGTTTTGTAATATGCATCCAGGTTTAACCGTCGATATGTCGCTTGATAATCGCTTTGTTGACTTGGTTGCTGGTGGCTTTGACTTGGTGATTCGAACTGGTTATCTAGAAGATTCCAGCTTGATTGCGCGTCATATTCTTGATTCACAATGGGTGGTTTGTGCCTCGCCTTCTTATATTGTCAAAAATGGCAAACCGATTGAGCCCATCGACTTAACCACGCACAACTGTTTGCAATACGCCTATCAAACTACAGGTGCTACCGATTGGCAGTTCAAAGGCAAACAGGGTGACTACATCGTCAAAGTGTCGGGCAGCTTCTCTACGGATAACGCTACCGCATTAAGAAAAGCAGCACTGGGTGGGCATGGTATCGCCTACGTACCGCGTTGCTTGGTTTATCACGACATTCGTAGTGGTGAGCTGGTGGATATTTTCCCTGAGTTGGTCGGCAAAAAGCTCGGTATCTACGCGGTTTATCCTTTTACTCGTCAGCCTCCAAACAAAGTAAAGCTCTTGATTGAGCACATTCGAGAACGATACCTAACTATCTCGCATTACTTTTAG
- a CDS encoding porin yields the protein MKLKTLAVAVALLASGSQVVASELYNQDGTSLEMGGRAEARLSMMDGKAEDRSRIRLNFLGKQEISDSLYGVGFWEGEFETFENGGVDGNSDLETRYAYAGLGGKYGEITYGKNDGALGVITDFTDIMAYHGNTAADKLAVADRTDNMVAYSGQFDQLAVRASYRFADRTTDANGFDDNEQDGFSLSGIYAFADTGFELGAGFASQDKDDQYMLAASYTVGNFYVAGNYTDIDYDSVDYKGYELAAAYTMGQTVFTSTYNKGEVESEETVENLAVDVTYYFKPNFRGYASYNFDLMDNEGSNEEDELALGLRYDF from the coding sequence ATGAAATTGAAAACTTTAGCTGTAGCAGTGGCACTGTTAGCATCTGGATCTCAAGTTGTCGCTTCAGAACTGTACAACCAAGATGGCACTTCACTAGAAATGGGCGGCCGCGCTGAAGCTCGTCTATCTATGATGGATGGCAAAGCAGAAGACCGTTCTCGCATCCGTCTTAACTTCCTAGGCAAACAGGAAATTAGCGATAGCCTATACGGTGTTGGTTTCTGGGAAGGTGAGTTTGAAACATTCGAAAACGGCGGTGTAGACGGTAACAGCGATCTTGAAACTCGTTACGCTTACGCAGGTCTTGGTGGCAAGTACGGTGAAATCACTTACGGTAAAAACGACGGTGCACTAGGTGTTATCACTGACTTCACTGATATCATGGCTTACCACGGCAACACTGCGGCTGATAAACTAGCGGTAGCTGACCGTACAGACAATATGGTTGCTTACTCTGGTCAGTTCGATCAACTAGCAGTACGCGCAAGCTACCGTTTTGCTGATCGCACAACAGATGCAAACGGCTTTGATGACAACGAGCAAGACGGCTTCTCTCTATCTGGTATTTACGCATTCGCTGACACTGGCTTTGAGCTAGGTGCTGGCTTCGCTAGCCAAGATAAAGATGATCAATACATGCTAGCGGCATCTTACACTGTAGGTAACTTCTACGTTGCTGGTAACTACACAGATATTGATTATGATTCTGTTGATTACAAAGGCTACGAACTAGCAGCTGCATACACAATGGGCCAAACAGTGTTCACTTCTACTTACAACAAGGGTGAAGTAGAGAGCGAAGAAACTGTAGAAAACCTAGCGGTTGACGTAACTTACTACTTCAAGCCTAACTTCCGTGGCTACGCGTCATACAACTTCGATCTAATGGATAACGAAGGCTCTAACGAGGAAGACGAACTAGCACTAGGTCTACGTTACGACTTCTAA
- a CDS encoding Lon protease family protein, translating to MAVQRLEPKQLYSVAELENMPCKSTKELPPIDEIVGQERAQKAVEFAMSIKEKGYNIYAIGQNGLGKRTMILRYLNRHQHDDAALFDWCYVANFEDTRTPKVLKLPCGIGNKLKVDIEKLMGKLLNALPLAFDNEMYYSRADRLKNQLANKQQSELDTISKEAKEKGISLTITAQGDYQFVAMNGEELHTEESFDELSKKEQEYFGSSIDELEVSLRNMVRELTEWEDSFSEKIKKLNDDVTLDVITHFIKQLKVDYAEYPEIKTYLTDLQKDIVENAEIFLEQSGEQGEIATASLDKKLPRRYKVNVLVNRKNSEFPIVVEENPNYHSLFGSIETATFKGTVFTDFSLIRAGSLHKANGGVLLMDAQKVLEQPYVWDGLKRALRSRQLSFTSLEKEVTLTGAVSLDPEPIPLDIKIILFGDYRTYQLLQHYDPEFGELFRVTADFEDEMKRTPDSELQYARFISSVVNDNNMLHCDKKAIARIIEYSSRLSGDQTKLSLHSANIANLLRESNYVARQANSNMIRIGHVEEALSNQEMRVSRLQDSVMETFVNGTTLIHTDGSAVGQVNALSVLSTSDHMFGAPNRITATTCYGDGDVIDIERSVDLGGSIHSKGVMILSAYLSSVFGKTARVPLTTTITFEQSYGGVDGDSASMAEFCAVVSAFSKQPNRQDIAITGSMNQFGEAQPIGGVNEKIEGFYDVCEIKGRHAGQGVIIPRSNVHNLMLRPDIVKAVEKGDFHIWAIDHVTEAVELFTGKAAGEATDEGTYPIDTIFGLAQAKLNALRK from the coding sequence ATGGCAGTACAAAGATTGGAACCTAAACAGCTGTATTCTGTAGCTGAGTTAGAGAATATGCCATGTAAGTCGACCAAGGAATTACCTCCGATTGACGAGATTGTTGGGCAAGAACGCGCACAAAAAGCGGTTGAGTTCGCTATGTCAATCAAGGAGAAGGGGTACAACATCTACGCCATTGGTCAGAATGGTCTGGGCAAGCGCACCATGATTTTGCGCTACTTAAACCGCCATCAGCATGATGATGCGGCTCTGTTTGATTGGTGTTATGTCGCGAACTTTGAAGACACGCGCACACCAAAAGTACTGAAACTGCCTTGCGGTATCGGTAACAAGCTTAAAGTCGATATCGAAAAACTGATGGGCAAGCTACTGAATGCACTGCCTCTCGCTTTCGATAACGAGATGTACTACAGCCGTGCCGATCGCCTAAAAAACCAATTGGCCAACAAGCAACAGTCAGAATTGGATACTATCAGTAAAGAAGCCAAAGAGAAGGGCATTAGCCTAACGATCACTGCGCAAGGTGATTATCAATTTGTGGCTATGAATGGTGAAGAACTGCATACCGAAGAGTCTTTCGATGAGCTAAGCAAGAAAGAGCAGGAATACTTCGGCAGTAGCATTGATGAGCTGGAAGTGAGCTTACGTAACATGGTACGTGAGTTAACCGAGTGGGAAGACTCGTTCAGTGAGAAGATCAAAAAGCTTAACGATGATGTGACGTTGGATGTGATCACTCACTTCATCAAGCAGTTGAAAGTGGATTACGCTGAGTATCCAGAAATCAAAACTTACCTAACCGATCTACAAAAAGACATTGTTGAAAACGCTGAGATCTTCTTAGAGCAGAGTGGTGAGCAAGGTGAGATTGCGACCGCTTCTCTGGATAAGAAATTGCCACGTCGTTACAAAGTCAATGTGCTGGTGAATCGCAAAAACAGTGAGTTCCCTATCGTGGTAGAAGAGAATCCGAACTACCACTCGCTGTTTGGTTCGATTGAAACCGCAACCTTCAAAGGTACGGTATTCACCGATTTCTCTTTGATTCGAGCGGGTAGCTTGCACAAGGCGAACGGTGGTGTGCTATTGATGGATGCACAAAAGGTACTAGAACAGCCTTACGTGTGGGACGGATTGAAGCGTGCTTTACGCTCTCGTCAGTTGAGCTTCACGTCACTAGAGAAAGAAGTAACGCTGACTGGTGCCGTTTCGCTTGACCCTGAACCGATTCCATTAGATATCAAGATCATCTTGTTTGGTGATTACCGTACATACCAATTGCTGCAACATTACGATCCGGAGTTTGGTGAGCTGTTCCGAGTAACGGCGGATTTCGAAGATGAAATGAAACGTACGCCGGATTCAGAGCTGCAATACGCACGCTTTATCTCTAGTGTGGTGAACGACAACAACATGCTGCACTGCGATAAGAAAGCCATTGCGCGCATTATCGAGTACAGCTCACGCTTGTCTGGTGACCAAACCAAGCTTTCGTTGCATTCTGCCAACATCGCTAACCTATTACGTGAGTCTAACTACGTCGCTCGCCAAGCGAATTCCAACATGATCCGTATCGGACACGTGGAAGAGGCTTTGAGCAACCAAGAAATGCGAGTTAGTCGTTTGCAAGATAGCGTGATGGAAACATTCGTCAATGGCACAACCTTGATTCACACTGATGGCTCTGCTGTTGGCCAAGTCAATGCTCTCTCGGTACTGAGCACCAGTGATCACATGTTTGGTGCGCCAAACCGAATTACTGCGACGACGTGTTACGGCGATGGAGACGTGATTGATATCGAACGAAGTGTCGACCTTGGCGGTAGCATCCACTCTAAAGGTGTGATGATTCTGTCTGCTTACTTGTCGTCTGTGTTCGGTAAGACTGCACGTGTACCATTGACGACCACAATTACCTTTGAGCAATCGTACGGTGGTGTTGATGGCGATAGCGCAAGTATGGCTGAGTTCTGTGCTGTGGTATCTGCGTTCTCGAAACAGCCAAACCGTCAGGATATTGCGATCACAGGTTCGATGAACCAATTCGGTGAAGCGCAACCTATTGGCGGTGTGAACGAGAAGATCGAAGGCTTCTACGATGTGTGTGAAATCAAAGGGCGTCATGCGGGGCAAGGGGTGATCATCCCACGTTCCAACGTGCATAACCTAATGCTTCGTCCTGACATTGTGAAAGCAGTAGAGAAGGGGGATTTCCACATCTGGGCAATCGATCACGTCACCGAGGCTGTTGAGCTATTTACCGGTAAAGCGGCGGGCGAAGCAACAGACGAAGGAACTTACCCAATCGACACCATTTTTGGGTTGGCACAAGCTAAGTTAAATGCGCTGAGAAAATAA
- a CDS encoding methyl-accepting chemotaxis protein, translating into MQLSLKNLSVRTQVLVPVLFTAITLFITLWITQNNLEAEQELVASNSHSLVFYKDTLAQIDDQVYPLRISAVYAIYDAARRDAFLADLKAGAKAIDTDLDLIDARGTFSKDAGKVRQSIDAYIDYSTRAVEFFNRHDRGLVSDNEYTNFISGYRRAGNEMVATINALSQRVNEIATEATAESARQHTRVQNNAMMSVIAVFAFSLLGAWFLSGMIVTPIRKLQEVIRKLAGGDLSVRADIDGDNEISQLSKDVNQTAKQLHDTVDQLMRISEEVASASTELAAVMTQAEANAQQELAEIEQVASAVNELASTANNVSDNATSADATAREADGLAQSGLAIFQESAQASEQMSQALNDAAQVVLRLKEQSVQINDVIEVIRGVSEQTNLLALNAAIEAARAGESGRGFAVVADEVRMLAARTQDSTQEISSIIEELQAQSGLANDSMQVSLEMLNRNNELTQQANDALIGITESVVNINDSNTQVATAAEEQSQVTQDINRNVVNMSELVNQNVAGISQSASASTELSHLAEKQKEQLSFFKL; encoded by the coding sequence ATGCAGTTATCACTGAAAAACTTGTCGGTACGAACGCAAGTTTTGGTTCCAGTTCTATTCACCGCGATCACTCTGTTTATTACATTGTGGATCACTCAAAACAACCTAGAAGCAGAGCAAGAATTGGTTGCTTCTAACTCCCATTCTCTCGTGTTTTACAAAGACACGCTTGCTCAAATTGATGATCAAGTTTACCCATTACGCATAAGCGCGGTTTACGCGATCTACGATGCTGCTCGTCGTGATGCGTTCCTTGCTGACCTAAAAGCGGGTGCAAAAGCCATTGATACAGACCTTGATCTTATCGATGCACGCGGCACGTTCAGCAAAGACGCGGGGAAGGTTCGTCAAAGTATCGATGCTTACATTGACTACTCTACTCGTGCTGTTGAATTCTTTAACCGCCATGACCGTGGTTTAGTGTCGGATAACGAATACACAAACTTCATCTCAGGTTACCGCCGTGCGGGCAACGAAATGGTTGCAACCATCAACGCACTATCACAGCGTGTGAATGAGATTGCAACGGAAGCAACTGCAGAGAGCGCACGCCAGCATACTCGCGTACAAAACAATGCCATGATGTCAGTTATTGCGGTATTTGCATTCTCTTTACTAGGCGCTTGGTTCCTATCTGGCATGATCGTAACGCCAATCCGAAAACTGCAAGAAGTGATACGTAAGCTAGCAGGTGGTGACCTGTCGGTACGTGCAGACATTGATGGCGACAACGAAATTTCTCAGCTAAGCAAAGACGTAAACCAAACAGCGAAACAGCTTCACGATACGGTTGATCAATTGATGCGCATCAGTGAAGAAGTGGCTTCTGCTTCAACTGAGCTTGCAGCAGTAATGACGCAAGCAGAAGCAAATGCTCAGCAAGAGCTAGCGGAAATCGAGCAAGTTGCGTCGGCAGTCAATGAGCTAGCGAGCACGGCTAACAACGTAAGTGACAACGCGACATCAGCAGATGCAACAGCACGTGAAGCTGACGGCCTAGCGCAATCTGGTCTAGCGATCTTCCAAGAGAGTGCACAAGCAAGCGAGCAAATGTCTCAAGCACTGAACGATGCTGCGCAAGTGGTTCTGCGTCTAAAAGAGCAATCCGTTCAAATCAACGACGTTATCGAAGTGATTCGTGGCGTATCTGAGCAAACGAACCTTCTAGCCCTAAATGCCGCGATTGAAGCCGCGCGTGCTGGTGAATCTGGCCGTGGTTTTGCCGTGGTAGCTGATGAAGTTCGTATGCTGGCTGCTCGTACACAAGATTCTACGCAAGAAATCTCATCTATCATTGAAGAGCTTCAAGCGCAGTCTGGTCTAGCCAACGACAGCATGCAGGTGAGCCTAGAGATGCTTAACCGCAACAACGAGCTGACTCAACAAGCGAACGACGCACTGATCGGCATTACAGAGTCGGTAGTGAATATCAACGACTCGAACACGCAAGTGGCGACTGCGGCGGAAGAACAGTCTCAAGTAACACAAGACATCAACCGTAATGTCGTCAACATGTCTGAGCTTGTGAATCAAAACGTAGCGGGCATTAGCCAAAGTGCGAGTGCAAGTACTGAGCTTTCTCACCTTGCAGAGAAACAAAAAGAACAGTTGAGCTTCTTCAAGCTATAA
- a CDS encoding ABC transporter ATP-binding protein, which translates to MSTQTILSVNNLSVSFTTNDGIVDAVKNVSFDLKAGETLSIVGESGSGKSVSTNALMRLLPDNAILHADSSIVFEGESILEKSERQMQSIRGDRIGMIFQEPMTSLNPYMRVGIQVAEAIMCHRPVSKKQAKHKVLELFDLVHLPNPQQAYDKYPHEFSGGQLQRIMIAMALINEPDILIADEPTTALDVTVQAEVLYLIKEIQAKMGMAILFITHDLGVVKHFADRVLVMCKGKVVEKGITETLFSDPQHDYTKMLINSIPKGSKDPIKEGATELLKADDIRVKFLIKPHFIASKNEYFEAVKGISLELKQGETLGIVGESGSGKSTLGRALIGLLPSTGKIQFKGQDLALLTDKERFELKKDVQMVFQDPYGSLSPRMTVGDIITEALTVHQPQMSKAERMQKARDVLREVRLDPASINRYPHEFSGGQRQRIAIARALILEPSFILLDEPTSALDRSVQLTVIDLLKDLQKKHNIGYLFISHDLSVVKALSDRVLVMQKGEVMEQGTAEEIFHNPKSDYTRKLIDASFDLENNENQHDAA; encoded by the coding sequence ATGTCCACACAAACCATTCTTTCGGTGAACAACCTGTCTGTCAGCTTTACGACAAACGATGGTATCGTCGATGCAGTAAAGAATGTTAGCTTTGATCTTAAAGCTGGTGAAACGCTGTCTATCGTAGGCGAATCTGGTTCAGGAAAATCGGTATCGACCAATGCGTTGATGAGGTTGCTGCCAGATAATGCCATTTTGCACGCCGATTCCTCTATCGTCTTTGAAGGCGAATCAATCCTAGAAAAATCTGAACGCCAAATGCAGAGTATCCGCGGCGATCGTATTGGTATGATTTTCCAAGAACCCATGACTTCGCTAAATCCATACATGCGTGTGGGTATTCAAGTGGCCGAAGCCATCATGTGCCATCGTCCAGTGAGCAAAAAACAAGCGAAGCACAAAGTTCTCGAGTTGTTCGATTTAGTGCACTTACCAAACCCGCAACAAGCTTACGACAAGTATCCACATGAATTCTCCGGCGGTCAGTTACAACGTATCATGATTGCCATGGCTTTGATTAACGAACCAGATATTCTGATCGCCGATGAACCAACAACGGCGCTCGACGTGACCGTTCAAGCTGAAGTGCTTTATTTGATCAAAGAGATCCAAGCGAAAATGGGCATGGCGATTCTCTTCATTACTCATGACTTAGGTGTGGTGAAACACTTTGCCGACCGAGTCTTGGTGATGTGTAAAGGTAAAGTGGTCGAAAAAGGCATCACAGAAACACTCTTTTCTGATCCTCAGCATGATTACACTAAGATGCTGATTAACTCGATTCCAAAAGGCAGTAAAGATCCCATTAAAGAAGGGGCAACTGAACTGCTTAAAGCCGATGATATTCGCGTTAAATTTCTTATTAAGCCTCACTTTATCGCAAGTAAGAACGAATACTTTGAGGCCGTAAAAGGTATCTCTTTAGAACTAAAACAGGGTGAAACGCTAGGTATCGTGGGTGAATCTGGTTCAGGCAAATCAACGCTTGGCCGAGCCTTGATCGGATTGTTGCCCTCAACCGGGAAAATTCAGTTTAAAGGGCAAGATCTAGCACTTCTAACGGACAAAGAACGCTTCGAACTGAAGAAAGACGTACAAATGGTCTTCCAAGACCCATACGGTTCACTTTCACCAAGAATGACCGTTGGTGACATCATCACGGAAGCTCTCACCGTGCATCAACCTCAAATGAGTAAAGCAGAACGGATGCAAAAAGCACGTGATGTTCTGCGAGAGGTGCGCTTAGACCCAGCATCTATTAACCGTTACCCACACGAGTTTTCTGGCGGTCAACGCCAACGTATTGCGATTGCGCGCGCGTTGATTCTGGAACCCTCTTTCATTCTGCTTGATGAACCCACGTCGGCACTGGACCGCTCCGTTCAACTGACCGTAATTGATCTTCTGAAAGATCTGCAGAAGAAGCATAACATCGGCTACTTGTTCATCAGCCACGATCTCTCTGTTGTGAAAGCACTGTCTGATCGTGTGTTAGTCATGCAAAAGGGTGAAGTGATGGAACAAGGTACGGCGGAAGAGATCTTCCATAATCCAAAAAGCGATTACACGAGAAAGCTGATTGATGCCTCATTTGATCTTGAAAACAATGAAAATCAACATGATGCAGCCTAG